The region TTTTCAGACAGGATTCTACTTATGCTAATGTAAAAATGCTGCCGGCTTTTTATTACCACATTAATAACAGAAATAAAATAGGGTTTCGAGGAACTTTTGAAACATCAAGCATTATTGATACTCTATACATCCAGGGGAAAGATTATAATAAAAAAGGGCTAGGTATCTGGTATGAAATGACAGAACCGACTGATATTGATCTCTTCCTTTATAAAACAAGGATCAATGCAGGATATGATTTTCTAGCTACCACATATTCAAAAGACAATATTAAAGCCAACCAGAACCAATTCTATTTTTTTGGTGAGCATAACTATCACATCAACGGAAATCATTTCCTTAATATAAAAGCAGAAGGAGCGATGATGGATTCTAAGGTAGAATTTTCGGCTAATGAATTGTACCGTTTCGGAGGATGGAATTCCATGCGGGGATTCAATGAAAATTCCCTTGCCGCCGACTTTTATTATTACGGAAGTCTAGAATACCGTTATTTGATAGGAAGCCAGGCCTTCTTTGATGTTTTCGGGCAGTATGGTCAGCTCAATAACAAATCTTTAAATGTGAAACCCAAACTCTATAGTGTTGGCTTCGGTTTCAATTTCTTTATTCCTATCGGACTCATGAGCTTCCAGCTTTCGAATGGTAATGAATTTGGAAATCCATTCAAGTTTAATGATATTAAAATTCATTGGGGAATCTTGAGTAGATTCTAATTTTTATCACAAGAAAATACATCTTTATATATACAGAAATTCACTGTTTAATGATTTCCATTAATTATTCTTTTTCTAGTGAAATATTTCAAACAACTGAAAAACAATGTATTAAATTTAATTTGACAAAATTTTCTCTTAAGTTTTATTAAATTTTATTATCTTCACAGTCTAAAACTAAAAACAATGAAACTATTAAACCTTACAGGATTGGCATTATCTTTTGCTTTTGTTGCAATTTCTGCTAATATGAAAGCACAACAAGACGGTATTAGTGATAATCATAATATTACCATTACCATTCCTTCAGTTGCAATACTTGATATTGAGCCTTCTGCTTCAAAAAATATTTTAATGGGGTTTACAGCTCCTACGGAAGCCGGTTTACCAATAACTGCAACCGGTACAAACAATACTCTTTGGCTCAATTATTCATCCATTAAGACAGCAACCGTTACAACCCGCCATATTTCTGTAAAATTGGATACAGTAATCCAAGGTGTAGATATTAAAGTTACAGCAGCAGCGCCAGTAGGAGGTGCAGGAGCTTTAGGAACACCCACTTCCACACTAACCTTGACAGCTGCTGATCAATCACTAATTTCAGGTATTGGGAGTGCTTATACAGAAGATGGATCCGGTAAAGGCCACAATCTTACCTACACGATTAGTCCCGGTGCCACGACTGCATACGGTAATTTAACAGCTTCAACAACTGAAATAGCAAAGGTTACGTATACTTTTGTTGATAATTAAATAGAAAAATACTTTTTTGATTAAGAGGAGAAGAAATTTACCGAATTTCTTCTTATTTCTCTATGTCCTTATTTCACCCTAAAAATATTCTTGATGATAAAGCGTATTTTATTTTTTCTCACCTTTATTATACAGTTCACCTCATTACAGGCAAGTATTGTTGTGCTTAATGGTCTTACTCATATTTATAAAGTCGAAAACGGCCAGGTATATAAAGGAAAAGTTACTTTACAGAACACTGGAAATACTACTCAGAATGTAAAAATTTTTCTACAGGATTTTAGCTACCATGCAGACGGAACCACCTATTATACGGCTCCTCATACAAACGAGAAATCAAATACAGACTGGATAAAACTCAATACTAATTTAGTAAGCCTTAAAGCTAAAGAAAAAACAGAGATCTATTTTGAAATCAATGTTCCCGCTAAAATTGCCCAGTCAGGAACGTATTGGAGTGTTATTATTGTAGAACCTGTAGATGATATAAAACCAAGTAATGACAGTCCGGGTATTAGTATTACATCTATAGTTCGATATGCCATTCAGGTCATTACCAATTACGATACTGACAATATAAAGCCTTCTCTTAAGTTTGAAAGTGTAAAAATTGAGAAAGAAGGACAACAGCGAAATGTGAAAATCGGGATTGCCAATAATGGGAATTTATTTTGCAGGCCTACCGCGAATATTGAAATATACAATCGTAAAACAGGAGAAAAAATAGGCACATTTTCCAGCATGACCATGGCATTACTTCCCAATACTTCAAAATCTTTCGACATAGATATCAGTAAAATTCCTCCTGATAAATATAACGCTGTAATCATCGCTACTGATGAAGATGAAAATGCCTTTGCTCTTAATGTTGAATTAGAAGTTAAAAATGATTAGGAAATGGATCATATATATTATCCTATTATTCCCGGTATTCATCTTTTCTCAAAATCAATCTCAGGAATTTGTTAATAAAAAAGATAGTTTACTCCCGGGAAGCTCCACTTCTGTTTCTTTTAAAATAGAAAATAAATCGCGGTACAGTAAAACCTACCTTCTGAATGTTGAAACTTCAGATCCATTTATCAGTCCTATTCTTTTAAAAGATGAGATTACTCTTTCAGCATTGGACAATAGAATTTACATTGTTCCTTTACGGATATCTTCCGAAGCTCCTTCAGGAAAATATGAAATATCGCTGCATATCTCAGAAAAAGACACTGAAAATAAGTTTACAGAGAAAACAGAAATTATTGTTTCCGAAAACCGTAATATTTCTATTACCTTATTAGAATCCCCGGAGTTTGTAAAGGCAGGGCAAGTAATCAAAGCTTCTTTTATTTTAAAAAATAACGGAAATACTAAAGAGTATCTGGCCATGGAAAGCAATAATTCATTGATAAGCCAGGTCAATACTCTCGTTCTTGCTCCCGGAGCCAGTAAAATAATTACCATTACTAAAAATACAGATCCGAACTTAGGAAAGAATGATTATCAAAATTTAGACCTGACCGCCCGTTCTACGGTTAATCCAACTCAGGCTGTCACGGCATACAGTAGTGTGAAAATTATTTCAACAAAACCTGTAGAAGATGATATTTATTACCGTTTACCAGTTTCCGCTTCTCTTTCTTTTATAGGAAGCCAGAACAGGGGTGTTTACCAAGATGGCTTCCAAGGGGAAATTTATGGGAAAGGAAGCCTTACAAATAAAAATACCAGCCAAATAGAATTTCATGCGGCAACTAAAAATCCTGTTGACTTCAATGCCTTCACTCCTTACGAAGAATATTTTATCAATTATAAAGATTCTAATCTTTTTGTGCATATCGGAGATAAAGCCTATTCGGCTTCCTATCTTACAGAGTTTGCACGATATGGACGAGGAGCCGAGATCCGCTATGATTTAAAGAAAATCAGTTTTGGTGCTTTTTATAATCATCCAAGATTCTTCCGGGATATTAAGGATGAATTCAATATTTATTCAAAAATAAAAATAAAAAAAGAATCGGAACTAACTGCCGGTTACCTTTATAAAATTCCTGTTTCAGAAAAAAACAATTTTACATCAGTAAATACTCAGTTTGATTCGAATACCCATTTGCCTTATTTAGCAGGTAAATTTCAACTTCTAAAAAATCTTAGTGCTTCAGGAGAAATTACGTATAGTAAAACAAATGAAACAGAAGGAACTGCTTATATGCTGCAGACTCAGGCCAATTTCAGTAAAGTCAGTGGAAGTCTTATGTATTTAAAAGCCAGCCCCAGATTCGCCGGCTATTTTTCTAACACCAGTACTTTTAATGGAAATATACAGTATCGAATTCTGAATAAAGTTAATTTGTTTGCCAACTTTATTCAGGACGCTAAAAACTATCAAAGAGATACTTTATTACTGGCTGCGCCTTATAGAAGCTATTTCCAATACGGAGCTCAGTACAATTACATAAAAACAGGATCTGTAATGGTATACAGTGGCTATCAAAAATACCAGGACCGTCTTATGCCAAGGCAATTTGATTATGATGAAAAATTTTTCAGAGTAAGTGTAAATCAGAGAATAGGACAATTTAGTATAAATCTTGAAAGTCAATTTGGCAATACCAATAACTTTCTGACTGGATTTTCAGGAAATTCTACCTTTTATACAGCTAATGTAGGATTTCAAAAATTTAATACCTCATTTAATTTATATGGAAGCTATGCGATAACATCCAGATACCAAATGCAAAATCAAAAACAGACTTATTTTGGTGCCCAGATTATTAGCACACTATCGGATAGAACAAATTTTAGGCTTTTTTATCAAAATAACTATATGCCTGAAGATTATTTTAAGGACCGTAATCTTTTTGAGGTTTTGTTTCATCATCAACTTTTCAGGCATCATGAAATAGATATATCAGGCCGCTACAATTTGCAACGTGGAGATCTTGCCAATAAAGACTTTATATTTTCTTTACGCTATACACTTAGGATGAACGTTCCTGTACAAAAAATTGCCGAATACACTACCTTATCCGGAACCGTTAATAATCTAGGAGTACAAAAAGTTGAAGGAATACGATTAATGATGGGGAATTATATCACTGTCACGGACAAGGCAGGAAATTATACTTTTAAAAATATTCCTCCGGGCGATTATTTTCTCGAAATTGATAGATCGAGTACTCAGTTAAATGATATTCCATATTCTAATTTTCCGGCCACTTTACATCTTATCAATAAAGAAAACATTTATAATTTCGGCTTAACTACTGCAGCTACTATTCAGGGAAGCATATCGCTCAATGAAAATGAAGAAAACAATCATTACGTTTTTGCTCATTATCAGCCG is a window of Candidatus Chryseobacterium colombiense DNA encoding:
- a CDS encoding DUF3324 domain-containing protein; the encoded protein is MIKRILFFLTFIIQFTSLQASIVVLNGLTHIYKVENGQVYKGKVTLQNTGNTTQNVKIFLQDFSYHADGTTYYTAPHTNEKSNTDWIKLNTNLVSLKAKEKTEIYFEINVPAKIAQSGTYWSVIIVEPVDDIKPSNDSPGISITSIVRYAIQVITNYDTDNIKPSLKFESVKIEKEGQQRNVKIGIANNGNLFCRPTANIEIYNRKTGEKIGTFSSMTMALLPNTSKSFDIDISKIPPDKYNAVIIATDEDENAFALNVELEVKND